One part of the Methylobacterium terrae genome encodes these proteins:
- a CDS encoding AMP nucleosidase, which translates to MFADELRPMETVADPETAVDRLAALHAAATGSLRDALTRFLSHGTAPDAAERLTFRYPELRLTYRPTGPLPRITRATAKFQGPGVYATTLTQPAHFRAYLLEQLRPLVQDYGATIEVGPSAHEIPYPYVVEPGAELARGVTASDLARHFPTPMLSSVGDEIADGLWRDAGDEVRPLALFDGPRVDYSLRRLVHYTGADWRQIQPWILLTNYHRYVDQFVRVGLKALAAEPERYARLVLPGGVSVEAGEAAGAEADALIAASPWHKFQMPAYHLVARDRDGQAGQGTSLVNIGVGPSNAKTITDHLAVLRPHCWLMVGHCGGLRQSQTIGDYVLAHGYLRRDRILDELVPPDVPIPALAEVQVALQEAAASVTGERAEALKQRLRTGTVVTYDDRNWELRWSQERRRINLSRAIGVDMESGTIAAQGYRLRVPYGTLLCVSDKPLHGEIKLPGAANAFYERAVGEHLLIGLATLDALRRNRHGLHSRKLRSFDEPPFR; encoded by the coding sequence CGCGCTGACCCGCTTCCTCAGCCACGGCACGGCGCCCGACGCCGCCGAGCGGCTGACCTTCCGCTACCCCGAGCTGCGCCTGACCTACCGCCCGACGGGGCCGCTGCCGCGCATCACCCGCGCCACCGCGAAGTTCCAGGGCCCGGGCGTCTACGCCACCACGCTGACCCAGCCCGCGCATTTCCGCGCCTACCTGCTCGAGCAGCTGCGCCCGCTGGTGCAGGATTACGGCGCGACGATCGAGGTGGGCCCGAGCGCCCACGAGATCCCGTACCCCTACGTCGTCGAGCCGGGCGCCGAGCTCGCCCGCGGCGTCACCGCGAGCGACCTCGCGCGGCACTTCCCGACCCCGATGCTGTCGAGCGTCGGCGACGAGATCGCCGACGGGCTGTGGCGGGATGCCGGCGACGAGGTCCGGCCGCTGGCCCTGTTCGACGGGCCGCGGGTCGATTACTCGCTGCGCCGCCTCGTGCACTATACCGGCGCCGACTGGCGCCAGATCCAGCCCTGGATCCTGCTCACCAACTACCACCGCTACGTCGACCAGTTCGTGCGGGTCGGCCTGAAGGCGCTCGCGGCGGAGCCCGAGCGCTACGCCCGCCTGGTCCTGCCCGGCGGCGTCTCGGTCGAGGCCGGGGAGGCGGCCGGCGCCGAGGCCGACGCCTTGATCGCCGCCTCGCCCTGGCACAAGTTCCAGATGCCCGCCTACCACCTCGTCGCCCGCGATCGCGACGGGCAGGCGGGGCAGGGGACGAGCCTCGTCAATATCGGCGTCGGGCCCTCGAACGCCAAGACGATCACCGACCACCTGGCGGTGCTGCGCCCGCATTGCTGGCTGATGGTCGGCCATTGCGGGGGCCTGCGCCAGTCGCAGACCATCGGCGACTACGTGCTCGCCCACGGCTACCTGCGCCGCGACCGGATCCTCGACGAATTGGTGCCGCCGGACGTGCCGATCCCGGCGCTGGCCGAGGTCCAGGTCGCGCTGCAGGAGGCCGCCGCCAGCGTCACCGGCGAGCGGGCGGAGGCCTTGAAGCAGCGCCTGCGCACCGGCACGGTGGTGACCTACGACGACCGCAACTGGGAGCTGCGCTGGTCGCAGGAGCGCCGTCGCATCAACCTGTCCCGGGCGATCGGCGTCGACATGGAGAGCGGCACCATCGCGGCGCAAGGGTATCGCCTGCGGGTGCCCTACGGCACGCTGCTCTGCGTCTCCGACAAGCCGCTGCACGGCGAGATCAAGCTGCCGGGCGCCGCCAACGCCTTCTACGAGCGGGCGGTGGGCGAGCACCTGCTCATCGGCCTCGCCACCCTCGACGCCCTGCGGCGCAACCGGCACGGCCTGCACTCGCGCAAGCTGCGCAGCTTCGACGAGCCGCCGTTCCGCTAG